The Oncorhynchus mykiss isolate Arlee chromosome 30, USDA_OmykA_1.1, whole genome shotgun sequence genome includes a window with the following:
- the LOC110521724 gene encoding protein Dr1, with translation MASSSGNDDDLTIPRAAINKMIKETLPNVRVANDARELVVNCCTEFIHLISSEANEICNKSEKKTISPEHVINALESLGFASYITEVKDVLQECKTVALKRRKASSRLENLGIPEEELLRQQQELFAKARQQQAELAQQEWLQMQQAAQQAQLAAASASAGQQAGSSLDEDDEDDM, from the exons ATGGCTTCTTCGTCGGGAAACGATGACGACCTCACCATTCCCAGGGCAGCTATCAACAAAATGATCAAAGAAACTTTGCCCAACGTACGGGTTGCCAACGATGCGAGAGAACTTGTTGTGAACTGTTGCACAGAGTTCATACATCTAATTTCATCAGAGGCGAATGAAATATGTAACAAGTCTGAAAAGAAGACTATATCTCCTGAACATGTTATTaatg CACTTGAAAGCCTGGGTTTTGCGTCGTACATCACAGAGGTGAAGGATGTCTTGCAGGAATGTAAAACTGTAGCACTTAAGAGGAGAAAGGCCAGCTCTCGCCTGGAAAACCTGGGTATACCAGAGGAAGAGCTCCTTAGACAACAACAGGAACTCTTTGCTAAG GCACGGCAGCAGCAAGCAGAGCTAGCCCAGCAGGAGTGGCTCCAGATGCAGCAGGCTGCCCAGCAGGCCCAGTTGGCTGCAGCATCTGCCAGTGCTGGACAGCAGGCTGGCTCCTCACTGGACGAGGATGACGAGGATGACatgtga